GGTGAGGTGGGGGGAGGAGGTGGGCACGCGCGCCAGGAGTTCGCGCCACAGCGGCAATTCCTCAAGCTGACCCGGCGTGAGCAGCCCGCTCCGCAACCCGTCGTCGAGGTCGTGGGCGGTGTAGGCGAGGGCGTCGGCGGCGTCCACGAGTTGCGCCTCCAGGCTGGGCGGTCCTGACCCGGCGCGGGCGTGTTTGTTCAGGCCGTCGAGCGTGTCGAGCGTGAGGTTCAGCCCGGGGAAGTCGGGGTAGCGGTCCTCCAGCCGGGTCACGATGCGCCGCGCCTGGGTGTTGTGGTCAAAACCCCCGTGCTCCTCCATCAGCGCGTGGAGCACCCGCTCGCCCGCGTGCCCGAAGGGGGGATGGCCCAGGTCGTGTGCGAGGGCGATGGTCTCCGCGAGCGTCTCGTTCAGGCCAAGCGTCAGGGCGACGGAGCGGGCGACCTGCTGGACCTCCAGCGTGTGGGTCAGACGGGTGCGGTAGTGGTCGCCCTGGGTATTGAGGAAGACCTGCGTCTTGTACTCCAGGCGGCGAAAGGCGGTCGTGTGCAGCACCCGGTCGCGGTCCTTCTGGAAGGCGGTGCGCGTCTTGCTCTCGGCCTCGGGGTACTCCCGGCCACGTGACTCCCGGCTGAGGGTGGCATAAGGCGCGAGCGTGGCGGCCTCGCGCGCCTCCAGGTCGGCGCGGGTGAACATGGGGGCAGTTTGGCAGAGCGGCGGGCAGGAGGCCGAGAGCAAAGGCTTAACCTGCCCGCCGCCGGGCGCCCGCTGCTCTAGATTGCCCCCATGAGCGACGCCGCCACGGGCAACGAAACACAGGTGATCTACGACGGGCATATCGTGCGGCTGGAACTGCTGGAGGGCAAGTGGGAGATCGTGCGGCACGCCGACGCCGTGGCGATCCTGGCGCTGAACGATTCGGGCGAGATGCTGCTGGTGCGTCAGCGGCGCCGGGCCATCGGGACGAGCACGGTGGAGGCCCCGGCGGGCCTGATCGACGCGGGCGAGACCCCCGAGCAGGCCGCCCGGCGCGAGCTTCAGGAGGAGGTGGGCCTGGACGGCGACATGACGCTGCTCACCCGCTTCTACTCCAGCCCCGGCTTCTGCGACGAGGAGCTGTACATCTTCGAGGCCCGCAACCTGCGCGAGAGCAGATTGCCCCAGGACGAGGACGAGGAGATCGAGGTCGTGTGGATGCCGCCCCAGGCGGTCCTCGA
This sequence is a window from Deinococcus apachensis DSM 19763. Protein-coding genes within it:
- a CDS encoding NUDIX hydrolase, which gives rise to MSDAATGNETQVIYDGHIVRLELLEGKWEIVRHADAVAILALNDSGEMLLVRQRRRAIGTSTVEAPAGLIDAGETPEQAARRELQEEVGLDGDMTLLTRFYSSPGFCDEELYIFEARNLRESRLPQDEDEEIEVVWMPPQAVLDGLRDGSLVGSATTVAAALYGLGRVATR
- a CDS encoding deoxyguanosinetriphosphate triphosphohydrolase, with translation MFTRADLEAREAATLAPYATLSRESRGREYPEAESKTRTAFQKDRDRVLHTTAFRRLEYKTQVFLNTQGDHYRTRLTHTLEVQQVARSVALTLGLNETLAETIALAHDLGHPPFGHAGERVLHALMEEHGGFDHNTQARRIVTRLEDRYPDFPGLNLTLDTLDGLNKHARAGSGPPSLEAQLVDAADALAYTAHDLDDGLRSGLLTPGQLEELPLWRELLARVPTSSPHLTERDRRTLHRELLGWLIGDLTRASHEAIRASGITAAAEVRAQPGRLMTYSDSMRGLLRETGAFLRDNLYRHWRVEMQVEQGTRLLTTLFTAFLARPSLLPPGVRARAGVDGLPRAACDFIAGMTDRYASETHAALVPPPGPPGWPR